In Alphaproteobacteria bacterium HT1-32, the sequence CGAACAGCGCGGCTGTGGCCCGGTCAAACCAGCGGAAATACTGCGGATAGAAGACGATGTCGGCCGCGTCACAATCGCCCCATTCAACCCTCTGGATAATCTTGTTTTCCAACATCTGCATCGGCTCCGATCATAAAGCAGGACTGTGGCAAGCGATCTCCCGGCGGTCAATCAACGGGCGGTTGTCATCAGCGCGACAGTAGCCAGAATAAGCGGACCCAGCGGAGAAGGTATCATGCAGAAAGACCATCAGGATTTGCGTCGGGATGTCGAGAACATCCTTCAGGCTGCCGGCAGCAGTGAACAGGAAGCACAGATTGTTGCTGACCATCTGGTGATGGCCAATCTCAGCGGCCATGACAGCCATGGCGTCGGCATGCTGCCGCATTATCTTCAGAATATCCGGCTGGGTGTGCTGCATCCGAACCGGCATGTCCGGAAGGTGAAGCAGGATGGCTCGATTCTGGTGTTCGATGGTCAGGGGGGATACGGGCAGGTGGTCGCCCGCGAGGCGACCGAACAGTCGATCAGGGTTGCCCAGGAGACGGGGCTTGCAGTGGCCGCGCTGCGCGACGCGCACCATATCGGGCGCGTCGGAACCTATGGCGAGCTTTGTGCGGATGCCGGACTGGTTTCCCTGCATTTTGTCAATGTGACAGGTCATCGTCCGCTGGTGGCCCCGCATCGCGGATCAGACGCCCGTTACGCCACCAACCCGATCTGCATCTCGCTTCCGGCCATGGGGGTGGAGGAGCAGGTCGTCCTCGACATGGCGACCAGCAAGGTTGCTCTCGGCAAGATGCGTGTTGCCAACAACCGGGGCGAGACGGTGAAGGATGGTCTGCTGATCGATGCGGACGGGCAGCCGACAAATGACCCGGGAGTCATGTTTTCAGAAAAGATGGGCGCGCTTCTGCCGATTGCCGAACATAAGGGCTATGGTCTGGCAATGATGTGCGAGTTGCTGGCTGGTGCGATTGGTGGTGGTGGTACCATTCAGCCGGGTAATAAAAGAGACACCCGTATCATCAATAATATGCTGATGATCGTCATCGACCCGGTGCGGCTGACGGACAGCGATTACATTGCGACGGAGATGCGGGCGATGTCCGATTATGCGCGCCAGTCTCCGCCCGGTGACGGGCATTCGCCTGTTCTGATGCCGGGTGATCCGGAGCGAGAAGAGCGGCTGTGCCGGTCAAGAGACGGAATATATGTGGAAGATGAAACCTGGCGCCAGATCAGGGAAGCGGCGCGGGAATACGGGGTTGAAATCAGCTAATTCCACCTGTTTGCAAATTGCGAATTAAGGATTTTTCCTCTTTGATTCGCAATTTGCAATTCGCATTCTGCAAATCAGACCTTATTGCATGGCCTGTGCGAAGCTGTAACCGATGAAGGTTGCGATCCCTACCAGAAACACAGGATAGCTGAGATACTGCATGACCCGCGGTAACACTGGCTTTTTGACATCTGTGTAATGTGACATGGCATTCTTCCTTCCTGATCATTCTGGCGATGCAGTTTCGCCTGTGACTAGTATCAGCAAATGACGTGCCAGCTTTTGATCGGGATCAATAATCGTCTCAATAAGAACGGTTTTAATCTGCGGCTTGATTGAACTGGCTGTTCAACCGAACATGTAACCCTGATGCCCGACATTCCGAACCTCCAGCCATATGTTCAATCGGCGATAGAGTGGTTGCTTGCCCACGTTCTGA encodes:
- a CDS encoding malate/lactate/ureidoglycolate dehydrogenase produces the protein MQKDHQDLRRDVENILQAAGSSEQEAQIVADHLVMANLSGHDSHGVGMLPHYLQNIRLGVLHPNRHVRKVKQDGSILVFDGQGGYGQVVAREATEQSIRVAQETGLAVAALRDAHHIGRVGTYGELCADAGLVSLHFVNVTGHRPLVAPHRGSDARYATNPICISLPAMGVEEQVVLDMATSKVALGKMRVANNRGETVKDGLLIDADGQPTNDPGVMFSEKMGALLPIAEHKGYGLAMMCELLAGAIGGGGTIQPGNKRDTRIINNMLMIVIDPVRLTDSDYIATEMRAMSDYARQSPPGDGHSPVLMPGDPEREERLCRSRDGIYVEDETWRQIREAAREYGVEIS